A single Drosophila ananassae strain 14024-0371.13 chromosome 3L, ASM1763931v2, whole genome shotgun sequence DNA region contains:
- the LOC6495214 gene encoding maltase A3, with protein MACLKNLNLIVALLVLGQQCALGRSAAVDLEELERASTTTDTTLDWWQTAQFYQIYPRSFKDSNGDGIGDLQGIISKLDYLKEIGVTATWLSPIYTSPMADFGYDISDFFDIQEEYGTLADFDELILEANKRNIKIVMDFVPNHSSDENVWFQKSVKREKGYEDYYMWHDGYLNATTGEREPPSNWLQAFRGSAWEWNDERGQYYLHQFAVKQPDLNYRNPAVVAQMKRVLTYWLDRGVAGFRMDAVPWCFEVLPDANGRYPDEPLSGYTDDPDDSSYLKHIYTQDLYETVDMVYQWRTLMDDYQRIHGGDTRIIMVETYSGLDYVMQFYGNRTTKGAQIPFNFQFIIGGNGDKNNTQLNAAGFVKIINSWLTQMPASRTANWVMGNHDQRRVGSRYGENRIDLMNMLQMFLPGVSITYQGEELGMTDLDISWEDSRDPAACNSNANIYEQFTRDPARTPFQWSDEANAGFSTNSTTWLPINPNYVTVNAKTENATSPSHLSLYKQMVELRKLKTLQSGATRYANVGENLLAIKRSLTGETTYILVANVLDTSVSALDVASALYAQGNYKIKLANPLAKATVGDSVTLSNLSLEPYAALILESV; from the exons ATGGCGTGTCTCAAAAACTTAAACTTAATCGTAGCGTTGCTCGTTCTGGGGCAGCAGTGCGCCCTTGGGCGATCAGCGGCCGTAGATCTGGAGGAGCTGGAAAGGGCTTCCACCACTACAGATACCACTCTGGATTGGTGGCAGACGGCGCAGTTCTATCAGATCTACCCGCGCTCCTTCAAGGATTCCAACGGCGATGGTATTGGTGATCTGCAAGGCATTATCTCCAAGTTGGATTACCTAAAGGAGATTGGAGTGACGGCCACTTGGTTGTCCCCCATTTACACCTCGCCAATGGCAGATTTCGGCTACGATATCTCAGATTTCTTCGACATCCAGGAGGAGTACGGAACCCTGGCGGACTTTGATGAGCTGATCCTGGAGGCCAACAAGCGAAACATCAAAATTGTCATGGACTTTGTGCCCAATCACTCGAGCGATGAGAATGTCTGGTTCCAAAAGTCGGTGAAGCGCGAGAAGGGCTATGAGGATTATTACATGTGGCACGATGGCTACCTCAACGCCACCACAGGGGAGCGCGAGCCTCCTTCCAACTGGCTGCAAGCCTTCCGGGGAAGCGCGTGGGAGTGGAACGATGAGCGGGGCCAGTACTATCTCCACCAGTTTGCCGTGAAGCAGCCGGATCTTAACTACCGTAATCCCGCCGTGGTGGCGCAGATGAAACGGGTGCTTACCTATTGGCTAGATCGCGGAGTGGCTGGATTCCGCATGGATGCCGTGCCCTGGTGCTTCGAGGTCTTGCCCGACGCCAATGGACGTTATCCCGATGAGCCTCTTAGTGGCTACACAGATGATCCGGATGACTCTTCTTATTTGAAGCATATTTACACACAGGACCTGTACGAAACGGTGGACATGGTGTACCAGTGGCGCACTCTTATGGACGACTACCAGCGCATCCACGGAGGCGATACTCGAATCATCATGGTGGAGACCTACTCCGGTCTGGACTATGTAATGCAGTTCTATGGCAATCGCACCACCAAGGGCGCCCAGATTCCCTTCAACTTCCAGTTCATAATCGGCGGCAATGGCGATAAAAATAATACTCAGCTCAATGCTGCCGGGTTTGTGAAGATCATCAACAGTTGGCTAACTCAGATGCCAGCCTCAAGAACAGCTAACTGGGTG ATGGGAAACCATGACCAACGGCGTGTTGGCAGTCGCTATGGGGAAAATCGCATCGACCTGATGAACATGCTCCAGATGTTCTTGCCCGGAGTCAGCATCACCTACCAGGGCGAGGAGCTGGGCATGACGGATTTGGACATTAGCTGGGAAGACAGCCGGGATCCGGCGGCTTGCAACTCCAACGCGAACATATATGAACAGTTCACCCGGGATCCTGCCAGAACTCCCTTCCAGTGGAGCGACGAGGCGAACGCTGGCTTCTCCACCAATTCGACCACATGGTTGCCCATCAACCCCAACTACGTGACAGTGAATGCAAAGACGGAGAACGCAACAAGTCCCAGTCACTTGAGCCTGTACAAGCAGATGGTGGAGTTGCGAAAACTGAAGACTCTGCAATCGGGAGCCACTCGATACGCGAATGTGGGCGAGAATCTGTTGGCCATCAAGAGATCGCTGACCGGGGAGACTACCTACATCCTGGTGGCCAATGTTCTGGATACCAGTGTCTCTGCTCTGGATGTGGCAAGTGCCCTGTATGCCCAGGGCAACTACAAAATCAAGTTGGCCAACCCGCTGGCCAAGGCAACCGTTGG TGACAGCGTTACTCTGAGCAACTTGTCGCTGGAGCCATATGCGGCCCTCATCTTGGAGTCAGTCTAG
- the LOC6495213 gene encoding maltase A3, whose amino-acid sequence MITHRLGAVLFVLLHILGVTWSQPYPNYHVDFEDILKRNEGPKWWQTGAFYQIYPRSFKDSNGDGVGDLNGIADQLPYLKELGITATWLSPIFTSPMADFGYDIANFTEIASIFGTMSDFENLMKVAKKLDIKIILDFVPNHSSDECEWFRRSAAKDPDYKDFYVWHPGRIVNGVRQPPSNWISVFRGSAWEWHEGRKEYYLHQFVKKQPDLNYRNPKVREAMNNVLRFWLAKGVSGFRIDAVPHVFEIAPDAQGQYRDEPRNDWDNDPEDYGYLKHIYTVDQPETIDLVYSWRAVLDAFVYENGGEERILMAETYSPIDIVMKYYGNGTAEGAQLPFNFLLISELSNSSNAHNYEDTVMKWLQHMPEGRTANWVLGNHDKPRVGSRLGRDRVDMLNMLTSTLPGASVTYQGEELGMTDVWISWKDTVDPSACNTNPNIYEQFTRDPERTPFQWSCAQDAGFSNASKTWLPIALDYKQVNVEQERQRPLSHLNIFKQLWQLRNQSKTLQLGNTKVKAVSDAVLAVMRYYQEDSTLVTVLNIYDGVETINLQQSFPGLPAQFKVLVVTERSIAKVGDVVNSSSLQLQPKDSLILQSTSSYYSYATNGEVRLLPVLGVYLFLAQVVLYVSNR is encoded by the exons ATGATTACGCACCGACTGGGGGCAGTACTCTTTGTCCTGCTTCATATTTTAGGGGTAACCTGGAGTCAACCCTATCCCAATTACCATGTGGACTTTGAGGACATTTTGAAAAGGAACGAAGGACCAAAATGGTGGCAGACAGGTGCCTTCTATCAGATTTATCCAAGGTCATTCAAAGACAGCAATGGCGATGGCGTTGGCGATCTAAATG GTATTGCCGATCAACTGCCCTACCTCAAGGAACTGGGAATCACGGCCACTTGGCTCTCTCCCATTTTCACTTCACCCATGGCGGATTTCGGCTATGATATTGCCAATTTCACAGAGATTGCTTCCATTTTCGGAACAATGTCGGACTTTGAAAACCTTATGAAGGTGGCCAAGAAGCTGGACATCAAGATAATTCTGGACTTTGTCCCCAATCACTCCAGCGACGAATGCGAGTGGTTCCGTCGATCGGCGGCCAAGGATCCAGATTACAAGGACTTCTACGTGTGGCATCCTGGACGCATAGTGAACGGTGTTCGACAACCTCCATCGAACTGGATCAGTGTCTTCCGCGGCAGTGCCTGGGAGTGGCACGAGGGTCGGAAGGAGTACTACTTGCATCAGTTTGTGAAAAAGCAACCAGATCTCAATTATCGCAATCCGAAGGTTCGCGAAGCGATGAAT AACGTTTTGCGCTTCTGGCTGGCCAAGGGTGTCTCCGGATTCCGTATCGATGCAGTGCCTCATGTCTTTGAGATAGCGCCTGATGCCCAGGGTCAGTACCGCGATGAGCCGCGCAATGACTGGGACAATGACCCCGAGGACTACGGTTATCTGAAGCATATTTATACGGTGGATCAGCCGGAGACCATTGACCTGGTTTACTCGTGGCGGGCCGTGCTAGACGCTTTTGTATACGAGAACGGTGGGGAAGAGCGAATCTTGATGGCTGAGACCTATTCACCCATCGACATCGTCATGAAATACTACGGCAATGGCACGGCGGAGGGGGCCCAGCTTCCGTTTAACTTTCTTTTGATTAGCGAGCTATCCAACTCTTCAAATGCCCATAACTATGAAGATACAGTGATGAAGTGGCTCCAACATATGCCAGAGGGTCGCACCGCCAATTGGGTG CTTGGCAATCATGACAAGCCCCGCGTTGGCTCCCGTCTGGGCAGAGATCGGGTCGACATGTTGAACATGCTCACCTCTACCCTTCCCGGCGCTAGTGTCACATACCAGGGCGAGGAGCTGGGCATGACGGATGTTTGGATCTCCTGGAAGGACACCGTGGACCCTTCTGCCTGCAACACCAATCCCAACATCTACGAGCAGTTCACCCGTGATCCGGAGAGGACACCCTTCCAGTGGAGCTGTGCTCAGGATGCCGGATTCAGCAATGCCAGCAAGACGTGGCTACCAATTGCATTGGACTACAAGCAGGTCAATGTAGAGCAGGAACGGCAGCGTCCTCTTAGtcacttgaatatttttaaacagcTTTGGCAGCTGAGGAATCAATCCAAAACACTACAACTCGGAAACACCAAAGTCAAGGCCGTCAGCGATGCAGTTCTGGCTGTGATGAG ATACTACCAGGAAGACTCTACTTTAGTGACTGTTCTAAACATTTACGATGGAGTTGAGACTATTAACCTGCAGCAAAGCTTCCCTGGTCTTCCGGCTCAGTTCAAAGTTCTGGTGGTCACTGAACGATCCATTGCCAAAGTGGG cGATGTCGTGAACTCTTCGTCCCTGCAATTACAACCCAAGGACTCTCTTATCCTACAGTCCACATCGTCATATTACAGTTACGCCACTAATGGAGAGGTTCGCTTGCTTCCTGTGCTGGGGGTTTATCTGTTTCTGGCTCAAGTGGTACTCTATGTGAGCAATCGATGA